In Deinococcus irradiatisoli, the genomic stretch TCAGTTCCGGCTGATCGTGGCACTCAGCGTACTGCAAAGCCGGGGGGTGAACCTGGACGTGGCGTTGCGCGGCCTGATCAAGCGGCTGGAGGTGGGGGGCAGCTTGATCGTCGGCTTGCCGAACTGCCGCTACAGCGGCGGCGAGGTGCGCTACGGCGCCCGGATGCTCAACTTCCGCGACCCCGATCTGTCGCTGCTGCTTTCCGACGCCGCGCTGGTGCGCCGGCACCTGCACAAGCACGGCTTCAGGGTTTACGTGACCGGCAAGTACGAGGTGCTGATCACCGGCGTGTCGGCCCGGCAAGCTACACTGACGTCTCGAGATGACCCCTGACCCCACCCCGTTCGCCCAGCGCCTCACCGAGCGCAGCCTGAGCCTCGCCACCCGCCTGTGCCTGGGCCTCGACCCGCGCCCAGACCCCTACAGCGGCGGCCGCCAGGAACTGCGCCGCCACACCCTGGAGGTGCTCGACGCCTGCGCGCCGTACGTGGTCTGCGTCAAACCGCAGGTGGCCTTTTACGAAGCGCTGGGCGTGTGGGGCATGCAGGTGCTCGAAGAAGTCTGCGCCGCCGCCCGTAGCCTGAACCTGCCGATCATCGTCGACGCCAAGCGCGGCGACATCGGTTCGACGGCGGCCGCCTACGCCCAGGCCTGGTTGGGCGGCAACCACGCCGGCGACGCCCTGACGGTCAATCCGTTTCTGGGCTTCGAGACGCTGACCCCCTTCGTGGACACGGCACGCGCGAACGGCGGCGCGGTGTTCGTGCTGGTCAAGACCAGCAACCCCGGTCAGGCCGACTTGCAGAGCGGCGGCGTTTCGGAACAGGTGGCCGCCGAGGTGGCCCGCCTGGGCGCCGAGGAAGGCGAGGGCCTGGGCCGCGTGGGCGCGGTGATCGGCGCCACCCACCCGCAGGAACTGGCCCACTGGCGCGCCGCCATGCCGCAGGCCCCCCTGCTGCTGCCGGGCCTGGGCGCCCAGGGAGCCCGCGCCGCCGACCTCGTGGCGGCCTTCCTGCCGGGCGGCACGGGCGCGGTGGTGAGCGCCAGCCGGGGCATCCAGTACGCGGCGGGTCTGGACGTCTCGGCGGCGCGTGAAGCGGCCCGCGGCTTCCGGGACGAACTCAACGCCGCGCTGGCCTAAGCCTCCGGTCGCATCAGCGCCAGCACCGCTTCCTCCTTGCCCTTGGCCTCCACCTCGATCCAGGGCACGTCCCAGTAAGCGCTGGGCAGGGCCGTGATCAGGTGGCTGTGGCGGCGGTCCTGCGGCCCCTCGATGCCATTGCTCAGGTGCACGACCTGCCACTCCGGCGGCGTCCAGGTGGCGCGCGCCTGCAGCACCCACCCGCGCACGCTGGGGTCGTCCTGGTCGGGCAGCTTGTCGTGAACGACGTGATGGTGGGCGTCGAAGACCAGCGGCGTGCCGGTGGCCTGACACACCGGCAGCAGGTCGGCGGGGCCGTAGGCGCGCTCGTCGTTTTCCAGGGCCAGCCGCCGCCGGGCCGCGTCGGGCAGATCGCGGATCACCTCGGCCAGCACGTCGGCGCGCCCCCCCTTGCCGCCGTGCAGGATCATGGCGTGGTAGGTGCTGCGCTCGAAGCCCAGGCGGTCGAGCACGTCGGCATGGGTCAGGAACTGGTGCAGGCTGCTCTGGCGCACCTCGGCACGCTCGGAATTGAGCACGATGTACTGGTCGGGGTGAATCAGCACCCGGATGCCCGCCTCGGTGAAGGCCTGCCCCGCCGCCCGCAATTGCGGCGCGAGTTCGTCGAGCACCGCCTGCCCGGTGGGGTCGTCCACCAGATCGAGCATCGGGTAGAGCGCCGCCGACATCCGGAAGAGGCGAATGCCGCGCTCGGCACAGTAGGTGGCCGCGCCGGCCAGCCTGGCGGTGTTGGCGGCGTAGAGGTCGCGCAGTGCGGCGTAGCGCTCGGCAACGTCCAGCATCCGGTAGCGCTTGAGGGTGATGGTCCGGAAGCGGATTTCCGGGCCCAGGGTCATACAGACCAGCCCGTAGGCTGGCCTCACCGCCGCCGGACCGCTCATTTCTTCACGCCGGTCCGGCGGCAGCGCTCCGAGCAGTACACGACGCTTTCCCAGTCGCGCTCCCACTTCTTGCGCCAGGCAAACGGGCGGCCGCACACCGGGCAGACTTTATGCGGCCGCTCGGAGGGCTTCTTGCCGCCGCCCGACGCTTCCAGCACGGCCAGTTGAACAGGAAAGGACCACATGGGTCCAGGCTAGAGCACGATCCCGGCGGGCTGTGGAGGAAGACCTACACGGTCGGTTGAGGAACGCCGCCGATTATCTTGCTTTACAAGCTACCTTGCTGAATACTACAGGCATGAATCCTCTCAAGGCGGGCACGCTCGATCTGGCGCTGCTCTCGGCCCTCGAAGACCAGCCGCGTTACGGCCTGGACATCCTGCAACACGTCAAGGCCCGCACCGGCGGCCTGTTCGACCTGCGGGAAGGCAGCTTGTATCCGGCGCTGCACCGACTCGTCAAGGCCGGCTGGATCGACAGCGAGTGGCAGGAAAGCGCCAAGGGCGGCGCGCCGCGCAAGTATTACCACCTGACGGACAGCGGCCACGCCGCGTTGAGAGACAAAAAAACCGAGTGGCGTACCCTGAGCGGCGCGCTCGACGCCCTGCTGCGGGCAGAGCGGTGGGCATGACCCGCCGGGCCAGCCAGCGCCCCGGCAAGGTCTTGAGCCTGAATGCTTATGTCCACCGCGCGACCCTGGGACTGCCGGGGGCCGCACGCCTGGACGCCGCCGCCGAACTGAGGGCCCATCTGCTCGAACGGGTGGAAGAGCTGGAGGGCAAAGGCTTCGCGCGCGACGAGGCCGAGTTTCTGGCCGTGCGGGCGATGGGCGATCCCTCGCCCACCAACCGCAGCCTGCTGGGCCACGCCTTGACCTGGCGCCTGGGCTGGGCGGTGCTGGGACTGGTGCTGCTGGGCGCAGGCGGCTGGTGGTCGTACGACAACCTGATGCCGCCCGCCGAGGGCGTGAGTTATCAGGGCAGCGAGCTGAGTCTGGACGACCTGCGGACGCTGAATACCGATACTGACGCGCCGCGTGGCAATTACCAGACCGCCACGCTGACGTATCCGAAGGAAACGAAGACGGTGTATTACCTTTACTTCACCCCTTCGAACTTTGCCCTCACCCTTAAGGATGTCAGCGAAGAGAACAGCACCAATATCGTCGGGCGCTGGCCCGGCAGCTACCGCTATCAGGAGCGCCTGCTCGTTACCGATCAGCCGAGGTCCACCGACTGTCCACAGGACTGGAACTTATTCAGCAGCGTCCGAGTGCTGCCGTCCCGCTTCTGGAATGGTCCGTATCTGACTATCCGCTCGCCAAGCTTTCGGCTTGACCATACTGCGGAAGGCAAAGAACTGTGCAGTGGGCTCAAGCGCCGCTACCGTCAGGAAGCTTTTTTGGTACCAGTTCCAGGCAAAAAGACCTTTCAGGTGGAATTGCTGCCCCCTGCCCAGGGCATCATGACCAAAGGCCGCACAGCCCTTGCACTCAATCACTGGACCATCCTGCGGCAACTCGGATTGAATCCACGCAAGGCGCTGAACGGCGACGCTTCCCTGAAAGGCAAGGCCAGCGGCCTTTACATCGCCGTCCTGCCGAGCGACCAGCCCGCTTCCTCAGACGAGAGTGGCCTCAGGTAGAGCCAGGACGGCGAACGAATTCATTTCCTCCGTTACGGCACCCAGCCCTTGCCCGACCCGCCCAGCATCGACTGGGAACATGACACCCAACCGATGCATCTCTCTCCCTGATTCGACCTGGAAGCGGCCTCCCGGCTCCGGCGCTCAGCCCTGGACCGTTTCTCCCGCCAGCACTGCGCCCGTCTGTTCGTAGGCCCACTTCAGCAACTCCTGGGTGCTTTCCCAGCCCACGCAGGCATCGGTCACCGACACGCCGTACTTGAGATTGGCGTGATCTGCGGGAATGCTCTGCTTGCCTTCCACCAGGTTGCTCTCCAGCATCAGGCCGATCAGGGCGTCGTTGCCGGCGACCCGCTGGCCGATCACGTCGTGCCAGGCGTCGAGCTGCTTTTCGAACTGGTAGTTGCTGTTGTGGTGCGAGCAGTCCACCACCAGGCCCGCCGTGACGCCCGCGTCGGCCTGCAGGCCCAGCGTTTCCTGAACGTGCTCGGCGGCGTAGTTGGGGCCGAAGCGTCCGCCGCGCAGAATCACGTGTCCGTCGGGGTTGCCCTTGGTGGACACCACCGCCGCCTGCCCCTCGTCGGTGATGCCCAGGAACGTGTGCGGCTTGCCGGCGCTGACGATGGCGTCCACCGCCAGCTTGATGTTGCCGCCGGTGCCGTTCTTGAAGCCCACCGGGGCCGACACGCCGCTGACCATCGCCCGGTGCGTCTGCGACTCGGTGGTGCGCGCACCGATGGCGCCCCAGGCCAGCTGATCGTCGATGTACTGCGGCACGAACGGATCGAGCAGTTCGGTGCCCACCGGCATGCCGAGTTCGTTGATCTTGAGCATCAGGCGGCGGGTCATCTTGAGGCCCAGGTTGAAATCGTTCTGGCCGTTCATGTGCGGGTCGTTGAGGTAGCCGCGCCAGCCCACGGTGGTGCGCGGCTTGTCCATGTACACCCGCATCACGATCTCCAGGCGGTCGGCGTACTCGGCGCGCAGTTTGCTCAGGCGCGAAGCGTATTCCAGGGCCTGCGCCTCGTCGTGGATGCTGCACGGCCCCACGATCAGCAGCAGGCGCGGGTCCTGGCGGTGAACGATGCGCTGCACGCTGCGCCGGGCCTGCATGACAGTCTGCTCGGCGGCCGGGGTCAGCGGCAGCTCGGCCTTGAGGTTGCGCGGCGAGGTGAGCGGCTGGAACTGGGCGACGTGGACGTTGGCGGTGGCGGTGGCGGTGGAGGCGGCTTGCTCGGACATGATGGCTCCTCAAAAAAAACCCGCACCGGAGTGGATTTCCGGGCGGGGCGCGAAGACAGCGCGACTTAGGCCCGGACGCCTCCGAACCAATAAAAAAACGCGGCGCTGCTGAACATGTGGCCCACTGTACGCTTCACGCCGACTTCACTGTCGAGGCTAGGCTAGACCGCTTTTGACCCTCACTTCAGCCAGCTGCGCCAGCCGGTGAAGTCGGCCACGACCCTCACCGCTCCCGCCGCGAGCAGTGCCGCCCCAGTCTGGGTGGTGCTGAGGGCCACCACGGTGCAGCCGGCGCCCGCCGCGCTTTTCACGCCGTTGACCGCGTCCTCGTGGGCCAGGCAGGCGGCGGGATTCAGGCCCAGCAGCGCCGCGCCGCGCTCGAACGGCTCGGGGTGCGGCTTGCCGCGCGTCACGTCCTCGCCCATGATTCGGAGCGGAAAGCGGTGGGCCAACCCCAGCGCCTCCAGACCGAACTCCACGTTTACCTTGTCGGCGCTGGTCACCAGGGCGTAGGGAATGCCGCGCTCGGCCAGGGCGCCCAGATACCCGCTCAGGCCGTCCACCTCGCGCAGCGCTCCGCGTGCCAGGGCGCGGTATCGCTCCTCCTTGGCGTTGTGAAACCTCAGCGCTTCCTCGGGGGTGGGGGCGCGTCCGGTGAGGCGCTGCATGATCTCGGGATTGCGCCCGCCGTCCACCTTGGTATCGAGGTCGTGCTCGGTGAGGGTCAGGTTCATGTGCGAGAGCGCCACTTCCTGCCAGGCCTGACGGTGAAAGACGTTGTTGCTGGTCAGAACGCCGTCCATATCGAACAGCACCCCGGCGGGCGTGAAGGGAAAGTCGCGGCTCGGCTGGGTCATGCCCTGGATTGTAGCGGCGAAAAGTCGCGCGCTGCACGCTACTCACGCCCAGCCCTGGTGCGGCGAGTAGGCCAGCCACCACACTGCCGGCATGACCTCCGCGACCCCGCTCGACCAGCCCGCCGCACTGCGGCGCAACTCCAACTTCTGGCTGTGGTGGCTGGGCAATGCCCAGAGCACGTTGGGCAGCGCCCTGGCGAGCATCGCCCTGGCCCTCACCGTGCTGCACCTGAGCGGCTCGGCCGGCGCGCTGGGCGTGAATCTGGCGCTCTCGCTGCTGCCGGGCCTGGCTTCACCGCTCCTGGGCACCCTGGTGGACCGCTGGCCGCTGAAATGGCCGCTGCTCGCGGGCAACCTGCTGCGCGGCGGGTTTCAGCTCGCGGCGGGAGCGCTGCTGCTGCGCGGCACCTTGAAGGTCGAAGACCTGCACCTGCTGGCGCTGCTGGGCGGTCTGGTCAGCGCTTTTTACGCGCCGGCCAGCATGAGCGTGCTGCCGGGGCTGGTGCGCCCCGAAGACCGGCCCCGCGCCGCCGCGCTGATGCAGGGCGCCAGCCAGAGCATGCAGCTGCTGGGTATGGTCGGCGGCGGCCTGCTGGTGGCCCGGCTGGGCGGCGCCTCGGCGCTGATCCTCGACGGCGCCAGCTTTGTGATCATGGCCGCCCTGCTGCTGCGGGTGCGCTTCGCGCCGCGCGGCGAGGCCAAGCCTGCCGCTTTCTGGTCCGAGTTCCGCGCCGGGCTGCGCTACGTGCGCGCCAGCGTGCCGCTGACCTTGCTGCCGGCGCTGGCGTTTTTCATCAATGCGTCGCTGGCCCCCATGGAAATGCTGATTCCTTCCCGGATGCAGGCGCTGGGCGCCGGCGCGGGCGGCTACGGCCTGTTCTTCGGCCTGCTGACCGGCGGCAGCGTGCTGGGCAGCCTGCTGGCGGCCACGCTGGGCCAGCGCTTCCGGCCCCGGGCGCTCAGCGTGGCGGGGCTGGCGGGAATCGGCGCGCTGCTGCTGCTGCTCTCGCTGACCCGCACGCCGCTGCAACTCTACGCGGTGGCCGGGCTGCTCGGGGTCATGATGGCCGTGAACAACAACGCCATCAGCCTGCTGTTCATGGAGCTGGTCGACCGGGCCTACCTGGGGCGGGTGGGCAGCCTGCTGAACATGCTCGGCACCATCGGCATGCCGCTGACCCTGCTGCTGCTCGCTCCGCTGGCCGACCACCTGCCGATCTGGGCCGTCTTCGCCGCCTCGGGCAGCCTGACGCTGGGCGCGGCGGCGCTGTGGCACTGGGCGCTGTACCAGGGCCGCGCCGGAAGCGTTCAGAAGGCGAGCGTGCCCGGCGAGAGCAGCAGCCCCACCAGGTAAGGCGCGCCGCTTCCTCCCGGCACACTGTACTTCTCGCCCAGCGCCCGCAGCTCGGCCTGCAGGGTGCCGACCTGCGCCGGCGTGAGCTGAAGGGCGGCGAACAGCCCGTACACATCGCTTCTCGGGCTGTGCCCATCGGGCCGGACCACGCTGTAACTCGGGTGGCCGCCGGTCAGCTCCAGTTTGAGGGTATCGCGCCCCTGCTGGCCGAGCAGCTGCGCCTGATGCTGCAGGAAGCCCTCGAAAAACGGCCGGTACTGGGCGGCCATCAGTTCCTGCACCGTGGCCGCGTCGGTCAGGGCGAACGGCACCCGGTACTCGGCGGCCCGCGCCGCGTAGAGCTTGCAAGACCGGCCCTGGCGTGGGCGGACCCCCACCACCTGGGCCAGTTCGGCCTCCACCAGCTGGCCCAGCGTGCGGTGAACGCGGGCCAGCGGTTCACCGAGTGCCTGGGCGACCTCGGCGGCGCTGCGGGCTTCACCTTGCAGCGCGCCCAGCACCCCGGCCGTTCGCAGCGACAGCAGCAAGCGGGCCTGCACTGGGGTGGCGGCCGTCAGAAGCTCGTCCATGCTGGACATGATAGGGGCCGGGCATGTCGGGGGGCACATAAGCGTAGAATGAAGTCATGACCCAGCCAGATGAGACCAGGGAGCGGGCAGGCGAAATCCTGATCAGCGGCGTGGACACTGGCCCTGAGAACAGCGGCAACGAAACGCCGACCGAGTCGCACGCCCGCTTTCGCGGCCTGATCGACCCGGAGCGCGCCGCCCCGCACGAGCCCGACAACGAGGACGGCTGAGCCAGGGTTTTGCCGGGCGGGAAGCGGGGCCAGGTGGCCGGCGTTTCCCGCCCGGCTTTTTTGTGCTGCCAGAGCGGAGCGAGCGCTTACTGTGCAATCTTTTTGCGGCCCTTTTTTGATTGACAGCCCGCCGCCACTTTGACAACATGGCCCGGTACGCCTCAAATCATTTTTCCGCACCTGCCGCCGCGCCTCCCCTGCTTGACAGGATGGTTCCCTGAATTCTTTGCCCCGACCGGAGGCCCATGACCGCAACTCTTTTTTTTCAGCAACTGCTCAATGCGCTGGCCCTCGGCGGCGTCTACAGCCTGGTGGCGCTGGGCCTGACCTTGGTGTACGGCGTGATGCGTATTCCCAACTTCGCCCACGGCGGGTTGTACATGCTCGGCGCGTATGTCAGCTACGCCGCCCTGACCCGGCTGGGCCTGCCCTACGTGCTGGCGCTGGGGCTCAGCGGGGTGGCGCTGGCGCTGCTGGCCGCCGTGCTGGAGAGGGTGGTGTTTCACCCGCTGCGTAATGCCCCGCACGTTCACAGCATGATCGCCGCCATCGGCGTGCTGTTTTTCATCGAGGCGGTGATCCGGCTGCCGTTCGTGTTCGGCTCGGACTTTTTGCAGCTGCCCTCGCCGCTGGCCGGGGTGCTGAGTTTCGGCGGCATCACCATCACCTCCCAGCGCCTGCTGATCATCGTGACCTCGCTGGCGATCATGGGGGCGCTGTACTTCTTTCTCAAGCGCACCCTCACCGGCACCACCATCGAGGCGATGGCGCAAAACCGTGAGGGCGCCCGCTTGATGGGCATCAACGTCAGCCGGGTGGCGATGCTGACCTTCGGCATTTCCGGCGCGCTGGCGGCCATCGCCTCGACCTTGTATGCCCCCACCGCGCTGATCTCTCCCTCGATGGGCGAGGTGATGAACCTCAAGGTCTTTGCCATCATCATTCTCGGCGGCATGGGCAGCGTGCCGGGCGCGGTGGTCGGCGCCTTCCTGCTGGCGCTGGCCGAGGTGTTCGGCGGCGTGATCGTGGGCGCGGACTTCGCCGACGTGGTGGGCTTCGCCGCGCTGGTGCTGGTGCTGGCGATCCGGCCGCAGGGCCTCTTTCGGAGCGGCGCGTGACCCCGCAGATCAACTTCAGAACGGCCCTGCCCTGGCTGGCGGTGTTCGTGCTGGCGGCCCTTGTGCCCCTCTTCACCCACAACCGCTACTTCCTCGACGTGGCGGTCAACATCATGATCTGGACCATCACCGCCTACGGCCTGAACGTGATGCTCGGCTACGCGGGCATTTTGCAACTGGCGCACGCCGGATTCTTCGGCATCGGCGCCTACACGGTGGGCATCTTGACCCTCAAGCTCGGCTGGAGCTTCTGGCTGGCCTGGCCGCTGGGCGTGGCGCTGTGCGCCGTACTGGGCCTGCTGCTGGGGCTGGTGGCCTTCCGCACCCGGGGTGATTCGTTCGCCATTTTCACGCTGGGGGTGGGCGTGATCATCACCCAGATCATCAACAAGTGGAACTCACTGACCGGCGGCAACGACGGCCTCAACGGCATTCAAGCGCCGAAACTCGGCAGCATCGACTTCGGCCGGGGCTCGGCCTTCTTTTACCTGGCCCTGATCACGCTGGGCGTGGTGGTCTTTCTGGTGGCGCGGGTGCGCTCCTCGATGTTCGGGCGCTCGCTGATCGCCCTACAGGGCAGCGAGGACCTGGCCCGCACGCTGGGCATCAACGTCTACACCCACAAACTGCGGGTGATGATGCTCTCCACCGCGCTGGCCGGGCTGGCCGGCGGCCTCTATGCCGTGTACATCGGCTTCATGGGCGCGGCCATCACCGGCCCGGCCCAGACCTTCACGGTGCTGCTCTACCTGCTGGTGGGCGGCGTGGGCACGCTCTCGGGGCCCCTGATTGGCACGGCGCTGATGTTCTTTCTGGGCGAGCAGCTCAAGAACGTCGGCGATTACCAGTTCATCGTGTTCGGCCCGCTGCTGATCCTCATGGTGATGTTCGCTCCCGGCGGCATCGCCGGGCTGTGGCAGCGCCGGATGTTCGCCCGCCGCTCGCCGGCCACCACCCAGGAGGTGCCGGATGCTGGCATTTGAACGTTTGGGCATTCGCTTCGGCGGCAACCAGGCAGTGCAGGACGTCACCGGGTCGCTCACCCCCGGCAAGATCACCGCCATCATCGGCCCCAACGGCGCCGGCAAGACCACCTTCTTCAACATGCTGTCGGGCTTCTACAAACCCACCTCCGGCGTGATCACCTTGAGCGGGCAGCCGATCAGCGGCCGGCCCACCCATGAAGTGGTGGCCCGGGGCGTGGCGCGCACCTTCCAGACCACCACGCTCTACAAGAACCTCTCGGCGCTGGAAAACGCCGTGCTGGGCCACCGGGTCCGCACCAAAGCCGGGCTGCTCGACGCCCTGCTGAGAAGCGGGCGAGAGCGCCACGACGAAAGCGAGAGCCTCAAGGCCGCCCACCACGCCCTGGAGCGGGTCGGTCTGGAGCGCAAGGCCCACGTCACCGCCTCGCTGCTCTCGCAGGAAGAGCAGAAACGGGTCTCGATCGCCAGCGCCCTGGCCACGCAGCCGAGCATTCTGCTGCTCGACGAACCGGCCGGCGGCCTCAACCCCGAGGAAACCGCCCGGCTGATGGACCTGATCCGCCAGCTCGTCGGCGCGGGCCTGACGGTGGCTCTGATCGAGCACAAGATGAACCTGGTGATGGGCCTGGCCGATCAGGTGATGGTGCTGCACCACGGGCAACTCATCGCCCAGGGACCGCCCGCCGAGGTCAGCCGCAACCCGGCGGTGATCACCGCCTACCTCGGCTCGCACGGCGGCGGCGGGCAGCACG encodes the following:
- a CDS encoding branched-chain amino acid ABC transporter permease, which gives rise to MTPQINFRTALPWLAVFVLAALVPLFTHNRYFLDVAVNIMIWTITAYGLNVMLGYAGILQLAHAGFFGIGAYTVGILTLKLGWSFWLAWPLGVALCAVLGLLLGLVAFRTRGDSFAIFTLGVGVIITQIINKWNSLTGGNDGLNGIQAPKLGSIDFGRGSAFFYLALITLGVVVFLVARVRSSMFGRSLIALQGSEDLARTLGINVYTHKLRVMMLSTALAGLAGGLYAVYIGFMGAAITGPAQTFTVLLYLLVGGVGTLSGPLIGTALMFFLGEQLKNVGDYQFIVFGPLLILMVMFAPGGIAGLWQRRMFARRSPATTQEVPDAGI
- a CDS encoding MFS transporter encodes the protein MTSATPLDQPAALRRNSNFWLWWLGNAQSTLGSALASIALALTVLHLSGSAGALGVNLALSLLPGLASPLLGTLVDRWPLKWPLLAGNLLRGGFQLAAGALLLRGTLKVEDLHLLALLGGLVSAFYAPASMSVLPGLVRPEDRPRAAALMQGASQSMQLLGMVGGGLLVARLGGASALILDGASFVIMAALLLRVRFAPRGEAKPAAFWSEFRAGLRYVRASVPLTLLPALAFFINASLAPMEMLIPSRMQALGAGAGGYGLFFGLLTGGSVLGSLLAATLGQRFRPRALSVAGLAGIGALLLLLSLTRTPLQLYAVAGLLGVMMAVNNNAISLLFMELVDRAYLGRVGSLLNMLGTIGMPLTLLLLAPLADHLPIWAVFAASGSLTLGAAALWHWALYQGRAGSVQKASVPGESSSPTR
- a CDS encoding ABC transporter ATP-binding protein, yielding MLAFERLGIRFGGNQAVQDVTGSLTPGKITAIIGPNGAGKTTFFNMLSGFYKPTSGVITLSGQPISGRPTHEVVARGVARTFQTTTLYKNLSALENAVLGHRVRTKAGLLDALLRSGRERHDESESLKAAHHALERVGLERKAHVTASLLSQEEQKRVSIASALATQPSILLLDEPAGGLNPEETARLMDLIRQLVGAGLTVALIEHKMNLVMGLADQVMVLHHGQLIAQGPPAEVSRNPAVITAYLGSHGGGGQHGQSAPAGGASV
- a CDS encoding UV damage endonuclease UvsE; amino-acid sequence: MTLGPEIRFRTITLKRYRMLDVAERYAALRDLYAANTARLAGAATYCAERGIRLFRMSAALYPMLDLVDDPTGQAVLDELAPQLRAAGQAFTEAGIRVLIHPDQYIVLNSERAEVRQSSLHQFLTHADVLDRLGFERSTYHAMILHGGKGGRADVLAEVIRDLPDAARRRLALENDERAYGPADLLPVCQATGTPLVFDAHHHVVHDKLPDQDDPSVRGWVLQARATWTPPEWQVVHLSNGIEGPQDRRHSHLITALPSAYWDVPWIEVEAKGKEEAVLALMRPEA
- the pyrF gene encoding orotidine-5'-phosphate decarboxylase, which encodes MTPDPTPFAQRLTERSLSLATRLCLGLDPRPDPYSGGRQELRRHTLEVLDACAPYVVCVKPQVAFYEALGVWGMQVLEEVCAAARSLNLPIIVDAKRGDIGSTAAAYAQAWLGGNHAGDALTVNPFLGFETLTPFVDTARANGGAVFVLVKTSNPGQADLQSGGVSEQVAAEVARLGAEEGEGLGRVGAVIGATHPQELAHWRAAMPQAPLLLPGLGAQGARAADLVAAFLPGGTGAVVSASRGIQYAAGLDVSAAREAARGFRDELNAALA
- a CDS encoding 3-deoxy-7-phosphoheptulonate synthase, with the translated sequence MSEQAASTATATANVHVAQFQPLTSPRNLKAELPLTPAAEQTVMQARRSVQRIVHRQDPRLLLIVGPCSIHDEAQALEYASRLSKLRAEYADRLEIVMRVYMDKPRTTVGWRGYLNDPHMNGQNDFNLGLKMTRRLMLKINELGMPVGTELLDPFVPQYIDDQLAWGAIGARTTESQTHRAMVSGVSAPVGFKNGTGGNIKLAVDAIVSAGKPHTFLGITDEGQAAVVSTKGNPDGHVILRGGRFGPNYAAEHVQETLGLQADAGVTAGLVVDCSHHNSNYQFEKQLDAWHDVIGQRVAGNDALIGLMLESNLVEGKQSIPADHANLKYGVSVTDACVGWESTQELLKWAYEQTGAVLAGETVQG
- a CDS encoding permease prefix domain 1-containing protein, which encodes MTRRASQRPGKVLSLNAYVHRATLGLPGAARLDAAAELRAHLLERVEELEGKGFARDEAEFLAVRAMGDPSPTNRSLLGHALTWRLGWAVLGLVLLGAGGWWSYDNLMPPAEGVSYQGSELSLDDLRTLNTDTDAPRGNYQTATLTYPKETKTVYYLYFTPSNFALTLKDVSEENSTNIVGRWPGSYRYQERLLVTDQPRSTDCPQDWNLFSSVRVLPSRFWNGPYLTIRSPSFRLDHTAEGKELCSGLKRRYRQEAFLVPVPGKKTFQVELLPPAQGIMTKGRTALALNHWTILRQLGLNPRKALNGDASLKGKASGLYIAVLPSDQPASSDESGLR
- a CDS encoding branched-chain amino acid ABC transporter permease, which encodes MTATLFFQQLLNALALGGVYSLVALGLTLVYGVMRIPNFAHGGLYMLGAYVSYAALTRLGLPYVLALGLSGVALALLAAVLERVVFHPLRNAPHVHSMIAAIGVLFFIEAVIRLPFVFGSDFLQLPSPLAGVLSFGGITITSQRLLIIVTSLAIMGALYFFLKRTLTGTTIEAMAQNREGARLMGINVSRVAMLTFGISGALAAIASTLYAPTALISPSMGEVMNLKVFAIIILGGMGSVPGAVVGAFLLALAEVFGGVIVGADFADVVGFAALVLVLAIRPQGLFRSGA
- a CDS encoding helix-turn-helix domain-containing protein, translated to MDELLTAATPVQARLLLSLRTAGVLGALQGEARSAAEVAQALGEPLARVHRTLGQLVEAELAQVVGVRPRQGRSCKLYAARAAEYRVPFALTDAATVQELMAAQYRPFFEGFLQHQAQLLGQQGRDTLKLELTGGHPSYSVVRPDGHSPRSDVYGLFAALQLTPAQVGTLQAELRALGEKYSVPGGSGAPYLVGLLLSPGTLAF
- a CDS encoding HAD family hydrolase — encoded protein: MTQPSRDFPFTPAGVLFDMDGVLTSNNVFHRQAWQEVALSHMNLTLTEHDLDTKVDGGRNPEIMQRLTGRAPTPEEALRFHNAKEERYRALARGALREVDGLSGYLGALAERGIPYALVTSADKVNVEFGLEALGLAHRFPLRIMGEDVTRGKPHPEPFERGAALLGLNPAACLAHEDAVNGVKSAAGAGCTVVALSTTQTGAALLAAGAVRVVADFTGWRSWLK
- a CDS encoding DUF2256 domain-containing protein, with translation MWSFPVQLAVLEASGGGKKPSERPHKVCPVCGRPFAWRKKWERDWESVVYCSERCRRTGVKK
- a CDS encoding PadR family transcriptional regulator, yielding MNPLKAGTLDLALLSALEDQPRYGLDILQHVKARTGGLFDLREGSLYPALHRLVKAGWIDSEWQESAKGGAPRKYYHLTDSGHAALRDKKTEWRTLSGALDALLRAERWA